In one Streptomyces sp. NBC_00597 genomic region, the following are encoded:
- a CDS encoding polysaccharide deacetylase family protein: MKNDEPTVGRRVLLRTAVFLGIAAASGLLTGGETGAPGQSAAGGAPGAGLGAAPGGGTAVGAPGPGGAAGPGGARALRPQAPGQAAYRLSPMTSETPLRAPAAKPAVRTRPILQLPPDARTASAMVLTFDDGPDPRYTPAILDTLARYDVRAMFFVCGEMATDNRDLLRRMATEGHLIGNHTWTHPLIPTLSRPALTDEIARTSEVVQQAVGEAPMWFRAPYGAWNRAAFEIGAELGMEPLAWTVDTLDWTEPGTTTIVSNVLKGAAPGVIVLNHDAGGDRSQSVRAVSTYLPQLLSRGYRMTLPTLPPR; encoded by the coding sequence ATGAAAAATGACGAGCCGACAGTAGGGCGACGCGTGCTCCTGCGTACCGCCGTCTTCCTCGGAATCGCCGCGGCCTCCGGACTGCTCACCGGCGGCGAGACCGGCGCACCCGGCCAGAGCGCGGCGGGCGGCGCACCGGGCGCGGGCCTCGGCGCGGCCCCCGGAGGCGGCACGGCGGTCGGGGCGCCGGGGCCCGGCGGAGCCGCCGGACCGGGCGGAGCCCGCGCCCTGCGTCCGCAGGCTCCCGGGCAGGCCGCGTACCGGCTGAGCCCCATGACCTCCGAGACGCCGCTGCGGGCGCCCGCAGCCAAGCCCGCCGTACGGACCCGGCCCATCCTGCAACTGCCTCCCGACGCCCGCACCGCGAGCGCCATGGTGCTCACCTTCGACGACGGGCCGGACCCCCGCTACACCCCGGCCATCCTCGACACCCTCGCCCGGTACGACGTCCGTGCCATGTTCTTCGTCTGCGGGGAGATGGCCACCGACAACCGGGACCTGTTGCGCCGGATGGCCACCGAGGGCCACTTGATCGGCAACCACACTTGGACCCACCCGCTCATCCCCACGCTCAGCCGGCCCGCCCTTACCGACGAGATCGCCCGCACGAGCGAGGTCGTACAACAGGCGGTGGGGGAGGCGCCAATGTGGTTCAGGGCGCCGTACGGGGCGTGGAACCGGGCCGCGTTCGAGATCGGGGCCGAGCTGGGCATGGAGCCGCTCGCCTGGACGGTGGACACGCTGGACTGGACGGAGCCGGGTACGACCACGATCGTCTCGAACGTCCTCAAGGGCGCGGCGCCGGGCGTGATCGTGCTCAACCACGACGCGGGCGGCGACCGCTCGCAGAGCGTCCGGGCGGTGAGCACGTACCTGCCCCAACTTCTGTCCCGCGGCTACCGGATGACGCTGCCCACGCTGCCGCCCCGCTGA
- a CDS encoding TetR family transcriptional regulator gives MENTTGLRENKKLRTRGRLAATALELFLERGFDAVSVADVAAAAEVSKPTLFRYFPSKEDLVLDRFADHQDEAARIVRDRPAGQTAVGAVHAHFLGALAERDPITGLCDHPGVLAYQRLLYTTASLETRLGHYTDREVELLAAVLEAQSVLPLAARLAATHLVAVRHELGRENWRRLDSGQSADDAHPAAVADADLAFAMLADGLDRALPIAGA, from the coding sequence ATGGAGAACACGACGGGTCTGCGCGAGAACAAGAAGCTCCGTACGCGCGGCCGGCTGGCCGCCACGGCGCTGGAACTCTTCCTGGAGCGGGGCTTCGATGCCGTGTCGGTGGCGGACGTCGCCGCCGCGGCCGAGGTCTCCAAGCCCACCCTGTTCCGGTACTTCCCGAGCAAGGAGGACCTGGTGCTCGACCGCTTCGCCGACCATCAGGACGAGGCGGCGCGCATCGTGCGCGACCGGCCCGCCGGGCAGACAGCGGTGGGCGCGGTTCACGCGCACTTCCTCGGAGCCCTCGCCGAACGGGACCCGATCACGGGGCTGTGCGACCACCCGGGAGTGCTCGCGTACCAGCGGCTCCTGTACACCACCGCCAGCCTGGAGACCCGGCTCGGCCACTACACCGACCGCGAGGTGGAACTGTTGGCCGCCGTACTCGAAGCACAGTCCGTCCTGCCGCTCGCCGCCCGGCTGGCGGCGACGCACCTGGTGGCGGTCCGGCATGAGCTGGGCCGGGAGAACTGGCGGCGCCTGGACTCCGGCCAGAGCGCCGACGACGCCCACCCGGCCGCCGTGGCCGACGCCGACCTGGCCTTCGCGATGCTGGCCGACGGGCTCGACAGGGCCCTTCCCATAGCCGGGGCCTGA
- a CDS encoding SAM-dependent methyltransferase, translating into MERPAWAPPGIDISVPSVSRIYDYYLGGSHNFEVDRQAARRAMEFLPGLPKIMQANRAFMRRAVRYAVAQGVTQFLDIGSGIPTFGNVHEIARAASPDARVVYVDHDPVAVAHSRAVLAGDDRTGIVAADLRKPQDILASPEVAQLLDLERPVALLLVAVLHFLEDADDPYAAVAELRDALAPGSLLVLTHASYEGIPLSPEVASGTVGVYRDIRNPLVMRSGEQITGFFDGFELVEPGVVSMPLWQPEGTEDPEDADAPEDPYAFSGFGGVGRKA; encoded by the coding sequence ATGGAGCGCCCCGCCTGGGCCCCGCCAGGTATCGACATATCGGTGCCGAGCGTGTCCCGCATCTACGACTACTACCTGGGCGGCTCCCACAACTTCGAGGTCGACCGCCAGGCCGCCCGCCGCGCCATGGAGTTCCTGCCGGGCCTTCCCAAGATCATGCAGGCCAACCGGGCCTTCATGCGCCGCGCCGTCCGCTACGCCGTGGCCCAGGGGGTCACCCAGTTCCTCGACATCGGCTCCGGCATCCCCACCTTCGGCAACGTCCACGAGATCGCCCGGGCCGCCAGCCCCGACGCCCGCGTCGTCTACGTGGACCACGACCCGGTGGCCGTCGCACACAGCCGCGCCGTCCTCGCCGGCGACGACCGCACCGGCATCGTCGCCGCCGACCTGCGCAAGCCGCAGGACATCCTCGCCAGCCCGGAGGTCGCGCAGCTGCTCGACCTGGAACGCCCCGTCGCCCTGCTGCTCGTCGCCGTCCTGCACTTCCTGGAGGACGCGGACGACCCCTACGCCGCCGTCGCCGAGCTGCGCGACGCGCTGGCCCCCGGCAGCCTCCTGGTGCTCACGCACGCCTCCTACGAGGGGATCCCCCTCTCCCCGGAGGTCGCGTCCGGAACCGTCGGCGTCTACCGGGACATCCGCAACCCGCTCGTGATGCGCAGCGGAGAACAGATCACCGGCTTCTTCGACGGGTTCGAGCTCGTCGAACCCGGCGTGGTGTCCATGCCCCTGTGGCAGCCCGAGGGAACCGAGGACCCGGAGGACGCGGACGCGCCCGAGGACCCGTACGCCTTCTCGGGCTTCGGCGGAGTGGGACGCAAGGCGTGA
- a CDS encoding class F sortase codes for MTEDESEQPPRRRSPWGVLALVMLSGLAMMRNGADVGDGPPQPAAAAAVGVPAEQLPADPAGQGEQPMQQQQPAPPAEVEPLEHSSVQRIKIPNIKVDAPVMPVELDAQGWIAAPPPQDPNLAGWYLNGIAPGQRGSAVIVGHVDNANGPAVFYGLGALRKGNHIEVERYDGRTAVFEVYGVEVFSKETFPGARVYGDTGQPELRVITCGGGYSKARGYDGNVVVFARMVQAR; via the coding sequence ATGACCGAGGACGAGAGCGAGCAGCCACCGAGAAGACGATCCCCCTGGGGCGTGCTCGCGCTGGTCATGCTCAGCGGCCTCGCCATGATGCGCAACGGAGCGGACGTCGGCGACGGGCCGCCGCAGCCGGCTGCCGCGGCGGCGGTCGGGGTGCCCGCCGAGCAGCTGCCGGCGGATCCGGCGGGACAGGGTGAGCAGCCGATGCAACAGCAGCAGCCCGCGCCGCCCGCGGAGGTGGAGCCGCTGGAACACTCGTCGGTCCAGCGCATCAAGATCCCCAACATCAAGGTGGACGCCCCGGTGATGCCCGTCGAGCTGGACGCGCAGGGCTGGATCGCGGCGCCGCCTCCGCAGGACCCGAACCTGGCCGGCTGGTACCTCAACGGCATCGCGCCGGGTCAGCGGGGCTCGGCGGTGATCGTGGGCCACGTCGACAACGCGAACGGCCCGGCGGTCTTCTACGGCCTGGGCGCGCTGCGCAAGGGCAACCACATCGAGGTGGAGCGGTACGACGGGCGCACGGCGGTGTTCGAGGTGTACGGCGTGGAGGTCTTCTCGAAGGAGACGTTCCCCGGAGCGCGCGTCTACGGGGACACCGGGCAGCCGGAACTGCGCGTGATCACCTGCGGCGGCGGCTACTCCAAGGCCCGCGGCTACGACGGCAACGTCGTCGTCTTCGCCCGGATGGTGCAGGCCCGCTGA
- a CDS encoding FAD-dependent monooxygenase, producing the protein MTDVLIVGSGPTGLTLACDLALRGAAVRVIDQRTAPHRESRGKGLRQSSLEIFEKLGVAESLTGIGNEAVVLRKYFDGAPINDTPTDGTGLLIGQWQTEEALRERLAGLGVAVEYGAQLAGITQDAAEVRAELADGTVIAARYLAGCDGGRSTTRKLLAIPFEGSTEEEPAMVIGDVRAPGLSREFWHQWFTSEGGGIMLCPMPGTDSFQLQAAPEHDEHGEPVPPSLESFQRLFDRCARMPEIQLEDPTWLSTWRVNVRVAARMREGRAFLAGDAAHVHPIAGGLGMNTGIEDATALARTLATALGGEAGEEVLDAYQAERLPVVTEVVADTARRYERVVAAVRTPGRGTEAGMD; encoded by the coding sequence ATGACGGACGTACTGATCGTGGGCTCCGGCCCCACTGGACTGACCCTGGCCTGCGACCTCGCCCTGCGCGGAGCCGCCGTCCGGGTCATCGACCAGCGCACCGCACCGCACCGCGAATCCCGCGGCAAGGGCCTCCGGCAGAGCAGTCTGGAGATCTTCGAGAAGCTGGGCGTGGCCGAGTCCCTGACCGGCATCGGCAATGAGGCAGTGGTCCTGCGCAAGTACTTCGACGGAGCGCCCATCAACGACACCCCCACGGACGGCACCGGGCTGCTGATAGGGCAGTGGCAGACCGAGGAGGCACTGCGCGAGCGGCTCGCCGGGCTGGGCGTGGCGGTCGAGTACGGAGCCCAGCTCGCCGGAATCACCCAGGACGCGGCCGAGGTCCGGGCGGAGCTGGCCGACGGCACCGTGATCGCGGCCCGCTACCTCGCCGGGTGTGACGGCGGGCGCAGCACCACCCGCAAGCTCCTCGCCATCCCCTTCGAGGGGAGCACGGAGGAGGAGCCCGCGATGGTCATCGGGGACGTCCGGGCTCCCGGGCTCAGCCGGGAGTTCTGGCACCAGTGGTTCACTTCGGAAGGCGGCGGGATCATGCTCTGCCCGATGCCGGGGACGGACTCCTTCCAGCTGCAGGCCGCGCCCGAGCACGATGAACACGGCGAACCGGTGCCGCCCTCGCTGGAGAGCTTCCAGCGGCTGTTCGACCGGTGCGCCCGGATGCCCGAGATCCAGCTCGAAGACCCCACCTGGCTCTCGACCTGGCGGGTCAACGTGCGCGTGGCCGCACGGATGCGGGAGGGCCGGGCCTTCCTCGCCGGGGATGCCGCGCACGTCCACCCCATAGCCGGCGGGCTCGGAATGAACACCGGCATCGAGGACGCCACCGCCCTGGCGCGGACCCTCGCCACCGCCCTCGGCGGGGAGGCCGGGGAGGAGGTGCTCGACGCCTACCAGGCGGAGCGGCTTCCGGTGGTCACCGAGGTGGTGGCCGACACGGCGCGGCGGTACGAACGGGTCGTGGCGGCCGTCCGGACCCCCGGCCGGGGTACGGAGGCGGGGATGGACTGA
- a CDS encoding LysR substrate-binding domain-containing protein gives MQFQQLLYFVAVAETHHFTRAAERVHVAQPSLSQQIKALERELGAELFSRARGNIALTDAGEALLPLARRILADADTARLEVQELAQLRRGRVRLGATPSVCTGLLPDVLRAFHTAHPGIELLIEESGSLDLVRELARGALDLALIALPLPPSAPALTTVELLTEDLVVVSSAELPPPAGGGPLTVSALRDEPMVMFRHGYDLRDLTVAACRAEGFEPVFTVEGGEMDAVLGFVRAGLGVAVVPAMVVDHGGPGLRATPLAGSPLRRTIALAHRTDVAPPRAARELKRILLG, from the coding sequence ATGCAGTTCCAGCAGCTCCTGTACTTCGTGGCCGTCGCCGAGACCCACCACTTCACCCGGGCCGCGGAACGCGTGCACGTCGCCCAGCCGTCGCTCTCGCAGCAGATCAAGGCGCTCGAACGGGAGCTGGGCGCAGAGCTGTTCAGCCGCGCGCGGGGCAACATCGCGCTCACCGATGCGGGTGAGGCGCTACTGCCGCTGGCCCGGCGCATCCTGGCGGACGCGGACACCGCGCGGCTGGAGGTCCAGGAACTGGCGCAGCTGCGGCGCGGGCGGGTCCGGCTGGGGGCGACGCCGAGCGTGTGCACGGGCCTGCTGCCGGACGTGCTGCGCGCCTTCCACACCGCGCATCCGGGGATCGAGCTGCTGATCGAGGAGAGCGGTTCGCTGGATCTCGTACGGGAGCTCGCGCGCGGGGCCTTGGACCTGGCCCTGATCGCGCTGCCGCTACCGCCCTCGGCTCCGGCGCTGACCACGGTGGAGCTGCTGACGGAGGACCTCGTGGTGGTCTCCTCCGCGGAGCTGCCGCCTCCGGCGGGCGGTGGCCCGCTCACGGTGTCGGCCCTGCGCGATGAGCCGATGGTGATGTTCCGCCACGGATACGACCTGCGGGACCTGACGGTGGCCGCCTGCCGGGCGGAGGGGTTCGAGCCGGTGTTCACGGTGGAGGGCGGGGAAATGGACGCGGTCCTGGGCTTCGTCCGCGCGGGGCTCGGCGTGGCGGTGGTCCCGGCGATGGTGGTCGACCACGGCGGACCGGGGCTGCGCGCCACCCCGCTGGCGGGCTCGCCGCTGCGCCGCACGATCGCGCTGGCCCACCGCACGGACGTCGCTCCCCCGCGCGCGGCTCGTGAACTGAAGCGCATCCTGCTGGGCTGA
- the lysX gene encoding bifunctional lysylphosphatidylglycerol synthetase/lysine--tRNA ligase LysX has product MSATTEETRGTRNRFLNRVPDAFAAFFGTLGLLCALLALSPTLRHLLRHVVRFLDAIVVPVSANLAYAVFLFLLAAALGTRKKVAWWIVVSYLALLVLVDVLIIADEYYWIGGPSMGLAVAALGILIAARKEFYAASRPGAFWRALFVLGLGLLVAVLLGWGLVALFPGTLPKGQWLDWAARQVFGGLVSPRQFDGQPPRPLYFFLGLFGALALLNAASTLFRSQRLTAALHGDEEPRIRALLGAYGRSDSLGYFATRRDKAVVFAPNGRAGVTYRVEAGVCLASGDPVGDPAAWSPAVDAWLTVARRHGWQPAVMGASEDGATAYARSGLSALQLGDEAILHVAHFDLDGRDMRVTRQAVNRVKRAGATTIIRRHSALTEEEMQWIIDRADTWRDTETERGFSMALDRLGDPADGDCLLVEAFDARGELIALLSFVPWGKDGISLDLMRRDRTAPNGVMEFMVAELCAAAPGLGVHRISLNFAVFRSAFEEGGRIGAGPVLKLWRKLLLFFSRWWQLEALYRSNVKYGPEWYPRFLCYQDAGSLARVSLASGIAEGFVSVPSLRKLWGNAHARGLTAPASTEGLPPIDSLGLDLVGAEAARAARAERLPEQVRVRHHKLERIRAAGTDPYPVGIRQRTHTVAELSAARPALGPGARSGEQAALAGRVMLVRDLGGVVFAVLRDWSGDVQLMFTRDESGPDVLDSFTSQVDFGDHVVASGEVGASRSGEPSLLVTSWQLTGKCLRPLPDKRKGLADPEARVRRRYLDLVASPEARDVVRARSSAVQALRQGLLDRGYLEVETPMLQQIHGGANARPFRTHINAYDLDLYLRIAPELYLKRLCVGGLEKVFEMGRTFRNEGVSYKHNPEFTMLEAYQAFADYDVMLDLTRELIQGAATAAFGSPVAHKAGPDGKLVVHDISGPWPVKTMYGAISEALGEEVDADTAEHVLRRLCDRAKVPNAPEDTRGDVVLEMYERLVEEKTKLPTFYKDFPTDVSPLTRQHRKDPRLAERWDLVAFGTELGTAYSELTDPVEQRRRLTAQSMLAAGGDPEAMELDNDFLDALEYAMPPTGGLGIGVDRLVMFLTGLTIRETLPFPLVRRG; this is encoded by the coding sequence ATGAGTGCCACCACGGAGGAGACCCGGGGAACGCGGAACCGATTCCTCAACCGGGTGCCCGACGCGTTCGCGGCGTTCTTCGGAACGCTCGGACTGCTGTGCGCCCTCCTGGCGCTCTCCCCGACGCTGCGGCACCTCCTGCGGCACGTCGTGCGCTTCCTCGACGCGATCGTGGTGCCCGTCAGCGCCAACCTCGCCTACGCCGTCTTCCTGTTCCTGCTCGCCGCCGCCCTCGGCACCCGCAAGAAGGTCGCCTGGTGGATCGTCGTCAGCTATCTGGCCCTGCTCGTCCTGGTCGACGTCCTGATCATCGCCGACGAGTACTACTGGATCGGCGGGCCCTCCATGGGCCTCGCCGTGGCCGCCCTCGGGATCCTGATCGCCGCCCGCAAGGAGTTCTACGCCGCCTCCCGGCCCGGAGCCTTCTGGCGCGCCCTGTTCGTCCTGGGCCTGGGGCTGCTCGTCGCCGTGCTGCTCGGCTGGGGTCTGGTCGCCCTGTTCCCCGGCACCCTGCCCAAGGGGCAATGGCTGGACTGGGCCGCCCGGCAGGTCTTCGGCGGCCTCGTTTCGCCCCGCCAGTTCGACGGCCAGCCGCCCCGCCCGCTGTACTTCTTCCTCGGCCTCTTCGGCGCCCTCGCCCTGCTGAACGCCGCCTCGACCCTGTTCCGCTCGCAGCGCCTGACCGCCGCCCTGCACGGGGACGAGGAACCCCGCATCCGCGCCCTGCTCGGCGCCTACGGCCGCAGCGACTCCCTCGGCTACTTCGCGACCCGCCGTGACAAGGCCGTCGTCTTCGCCCCCAACGGCAGGGCCGGCGTCACCTACCGCGTCGAGGCCGGCGTCTGCCTCGCCAGCGGCGATCCGGTCGGCGACCCCGCCGCCTGGAGCCCCGCCGTCGACGCCTGGCTCACCGTCGCCCGCCGCCACGGCTGGCAGCCCGCCGTCATGGGCGCCTCCGAGGACGGGGCCACCGCGTACGCCCGTTCCGGGCTCAGCGCCCTCCAGCTCGGCGACGAGGCGATCCTGCACGTCGCCCACTTCGACCTCGACGGCCGCGACATGCGCGTGACCCGGCAGGCCGTCAACCGCGTCAAGCGCGCCGGAGCCACCACGATCATCCGCCGCCACTCCGCCCTCACCGAGGAGGAGATGCAGTGGATCATCGACCGCGCCGACACCTGGCGCGATACCGAGACCGAGCGCGGGTTCTCCATGGCCCTGGACCGGCTCGGCGACCCCGCCGACGGGGACTGCCTGCTCGTCGAGGCCTTCGACGCCCGGGGCGAGCTGATCGCCCTGCTGTCCTTCGTCCCCTGGGGCAAGGACGGCATCTCCTTGGACCTGATGCGCCGCGACCGCACCGCCCCCAACGGCGTCATGGAGTTCATGGTCGCCGAGCTGTGCGCCGCCGCCCCGGGCCTGGGCGTGCACCGGATCTCCCTCAACTTCGCCGTCTTCCGCTCCGCCTTCGAGGAGGGCGGGCGGATCGGCGCCGGCCCGGTCCTCAAGCTGTGGCGCAAACTGCTGCTGTTCTTCTCCCGCTGGTGGCAGCTGGAGGCCCTGTACCGCTCGAACGTCAAGTACGGGCCCGAGTGGTACCCGCGGTTCCTCTGCTACCAGGACGCCGGCTCGCTCGCCCGGGTCAGCCTCGCGTCCGGCATCGCAGAGGGCTTCGTCTCCGTACCCAGCCTGCGCAAACTCTGGGGCAACGCGCACGCCCGGGGCCTGACCGCACCCGCCAGCACAGAAGGGTTGCCCCCCATCGACTCCCTCGGGCTGGACCTCGTGGGGGCGGAGGCCGCAAGGGCGGCGCGGGCCGAGCGGCTGCCCGAACAGGTCCGGGTCCGCCACCACAAGCTGGAGCGCATCCGGGCGGCCGGCACCGACCCGTACCCCGTCGGCATCCGGCAGCGCACCCACACCGTGGCCGAGCTGTCGGCCGCGCGCCCCGCACTTGGGCCCGGCGCCCGATCCGGAGAACAGGCCGCCCTCGCCGGCCGGGTGATGCTCGTGCGCGACCTCGGCGGCGTGGTCTTCGCCGTCCTGCGCGACTGGTCCGGGGACGTGCAGCTGATGTTCACCCGCGACGAGAGCGGCCCCGACGTACTGGACTCCTTCACCTCCCAGGTCGACTTCGGTGACCACGTCGTCGCGAGCGGAGAGGTCGGCGCCAGCCGCAGCGGCGAGCCGTCCCTCCTGGTCACCTCCTGGCAGCTCACCGGCAAGTGCCTGCGCCCGCTCCCCGACAAGCGCAAGGGCCTGGCCGACCCCGAGGCGCGCGTCCGGCGCCGCTACCTCGACCTGGTCGCGAGCCCCGAGGCGCGGGACGTCGTACGGGCCCGTTCCTCGGCCGTCCAGGCGCTGCGCCAGGGACTGCTGGACCGCGGCTACCTCGAAGTCGAGACGCCGATGCTCCAGCAGATCCACGGCGGGGCCAACGCCCGGCCGTTCCGGACCCACATCAACGCCTACGACCTCGACCTGTACCTGCGCATCGCGCCGGAGCTGTACCTGAAGCGGCTGTGCGTCGGCGGCCTGGAGAAGGTCTTCGAGATGGGCCGCACCTTCCGCAACGAGGGCGTCTCCTACAAGCACAACCCCGAGTTCACGATGCTGGAGGCGTACCAGGCCTTCGCCGACTACGACGTGATGCTCGACCTCACGCGCGAGCTGATCCAGGGCGCCGCGACCGCCGCCTTCGGCTCGCCGGTCGCCCACAAGGCGGGCCCGGACGGCAAGCTCGTCGTCCACGACATCTCCGGACCCTGGCCGGTCAAGACGATGTACGGGGCGATCAGCGAGGCCCTCGGCGAGGAGGTCGACGCCGACACCGCGGAACACGTCCTGCGCCGGCTCTGCGACCGGGCCAAGGTGCCCAACGCGCCCGAGGACACCCGCGGCGACGTGGTGCTGGAGATGTACGAGCGCCTGGTGGAAGAGAAGACCAAGCTTCCCACCTTCTACAAGGACTTCCCCACCGACGTCTCCCCGCTGACCCGGCAGCACCGCAAGGACCCGCGCCTCGCCGAGCGCTGGGACCTGGTCGCCTTCGGGACCGAACTGGGCACCGCCTACTCGGAGCTGACCGACCCGGTGGAGCAGCGGCGCCGGCTCACCGCCCAGTCGATGCTCGCGGCGGGCGGCGACCCGGAGGCGATGGAACTCGACAACGACTTCCTGGACGCGCTGGAGTACGCGATGCCGCCGACCGGCGGTCTGGGCATCGGCGTCGACCGGCTGGTCATGTTCCTCACGGGCCTCACGATCCGCGAGACGCTGCCCTTCCCGCTGGTGCGGCGCGGCTGA
- a CDS encoding EAL domain-containing protein: MRSGLEDRIGRFATIWGRAIFPVTATSLTRVEFEQHLIPLARTLAEALHARPFDAGVAQRVGAELVAVHCTDPEALAGTLGVVESYLVLYCGPDGVGVEGTEEYRSRCARLQHGIAAGFARALRERTLREQEAIARSALTARIDAQQALHASEERFRAVFEGAAVGIGIADLEGNVLEVNDALLQMFGGMRGHVRGRNVSEWGHPDDAPHVWRMYGELVRGERESYRVEKPYYRHDGTVLWTNLTVSLLRDAEGVPQYQLALMEDTTERRLLNLRLRYEATHDALTGLPNRTLFFERLEKALSGAGGSRFGLCYLDLDGFKAVNDSLGHSAGDRLLVEVADRLQSCATGPGEVVARLGGDEFVALTTGSDTEEKVTELAVRILSALSAPIRIEGRELSVRGSIGIVEGPARERTPAEVLRSADITMYRAKAAGGNRFEFADAEADARAITRHGLTNALPAALERGEFFIEYQPLVHMHDGSVHGAEALVRWSHPQYGVLGPDRFIPLAERTGLIVPLGRWVLEEAVRQARNWQRQHGGSALRINVNLSPTQLHHPGLVADTVAVLENSGLAPGALCLEVTESALIGADDELLEPLRRLAALGVDIALDDFGTGYSNLANLRRLPVSVLKLDRSFTKGMQQQPANPVDVKIVEGIVALAHSLELAVTVEGVETGAQAAQLRDLGCDTAQGWYYARPGAPDRIHALSLSDAVPTPS, translated from the coding sequence CTGCGGAGCGGACTGGAAGACCGGATCGGGCGCTTCGCGACCATCTGGGGGCGGGCGATCTTCCCCGTCACCGCGACCTCGCTGACCCGCGTCGAGTTCGAACAGCACCTGATACCGCTCGCCCGGACCCTCGCCGAGGCCCTGCACGCCAGGCCCTTCGACGCGGGCGTCGCCCAGCGGGTGGGGGCCGAACTCGTCGCCGTGCACTGCACCGACCCCGAGGCACTGGCCGGCACGCTCGGCGTGGTCGAGTCGTACCTCGTCCTCTACTGCGGCCCCGACGGCGTCGGCGTGGAGGGCACCGAGGAGTACCGCTCGCGCTGCGCCCGCCTCCAGCACGGGATCGCGGCCGGATTCGCCCGCGCCCTGCGCGAGCGCACCCTGCGGGAGCAGGAGGCCATCGCCCGCTCCGCGCTGACCGCCCGCATCGACGCCCAGCAGGCCCTGCACGCGAGCGAGGAGCGCTTCCGGGCGGTCTTCGAGGGCGCGGCCGTCGGCATCGGCATCGCCGACCTCGAAGGCAACGTCCTGGAGGTCAACGACGCACTGCTGCAGATGTTCGGCGGAATGCGCGGACACGTCCGGGGCCGCAACGTCAGCGAGTGGGGCCACCCCGACGACGCCCCGCACGTCTGGCGGATGTACGGCGAACTCGTCCGTGGCGAACGCGAGAGCTACCGCGTGGAGAAGCCGTACTACCGCCACGACGGGACCGTGCTGTGGACCAACCTGACGGTGTCGCTGCTGCGCGACGCCGAAGGCGTGCCCCAGTACCAGCTGGCCCTGATGGAGGACACCACCGAGCGCCGGCTGCTGAACCTGCGCCTGCGCTACGAGGCCACCCATGACGCCCTGACCGGGCTGCCGAACCGGACGCTGTTCTTCGAACGCCTGGAGAAGGCCCTGAGTGGCGCCGGCGGCAGCCGCTTCGGCCTCTGCTACCTGGACCTCGACGGCTTCAAGGCGGTCAACGACAGCCTCGGCCACTCGGCGGGCGACCGGCTCCTGGTGGAGGTCGCCGACCGGCTGCAGAGCTGCGCGACGGGCCCCGGCGAGGTCGTCGCACGACTCGGCGGCGACGAGTTCGTGGCGCTGACCACCGGCTCGGACACCGAGGAGAAGGTGACCGAACTGGCTGTCCGGATCCTGTCCGCCCTCTCGGCGCCCATCCGGATCGAGGGCCGTGAGCTGTCGGTCCGCGGCAGCATCGGCATCGTGGAGGGCCCGGCCCGCGAGCGCACCCCGGCGGAGGTGCTGCGCAGCGCCGATATCACCATGTACCGGGCCAAGGCGGCCGGCGGCAACCGCTTCGAGTTCGCCGACGCCGAGGCCGACGCCCGGGCCATCACCCGGCACGGCCTGACCAACGCCCTCCCGGCGGCGCTGGAGCGCGGCGAGTTCTTCATCGAGTACCAGCCGCTGGTCCACATGCACGACGGCAGCGTCCACGGCGCGGAGGCCCTCGTCCGCTGGTCGCACCCGCAGTACGGGGTCCTCGGGCCGGACCGCTTCATCCCGCTTGCCGAACGGACCGGGCTGATCGTGCCGCTCGGCCGCTGGGTCCTGGAGGAGGCCGTCCGCCAGGCCCGCAACTGGCAGCGCCAGCACGGCGGCTCGGCCCTGCGGATCAACGTCAACCTCTCGCCGACCCAACTCCACCACCCAGGCCTGGTCGCCGACACCGTCGCGGTCCTGGAGAACTCGGGCCTGGCCCCGGGCGCCCTGTGCCTGGAGGTCACCGAATCGGCCCTGATCGGCGCCGACGACGAACTCCTGGAACCCCTGCGCCGGCTCGCCGCCCTCGGCGTGGACATCGCGCTCGACGACTTCGGCACGGGCTACTCGAACCTGGCGAACCTGCGCCGCCTCCCCGTCAGTGTCCTGAAGCTGGACCGCTCCTTCACCAAGGGGATGCAGCAGCAGCCCGCCAACCCGGTCGACGTCAAGATCGTGGAAGGCATCGTCGCCCTGGCCCACAGCCTCGAACTCGCCGTCACCGTCGAGGGAGTGGAGACCGGAGCCCAGGCCGCTCAGCTGCGCGACCTCGGCTGCGACACCGCCCAGGGCTGGTACTACGCCCGCCCCGGCGCCCCCGACCGCATCCACGCCCTCTCGCTGTCGGACGCCGTGCCCACGCCTTCCTGA